A window of Cryptomeria japonica chromosome 3, Sugi_1.0, whole genome shotgun sequence contains these coding sequences:
- the LOC131072084 gene encoding putative anthocyanidin reductase, whose product MADEINRSVKQVCVTGAAGYIGSWLVKNLLERGYTVSATLRDPGDETKSGPLLKLVGAEERLKLFKADLCLEGSFDSVVEGCHGVFHVASPMDFTKPNPDDFIVTAVNGVHNLMKACVRAESVKRVIFTSSIAASSPMNDKGEFTEICLDETCWSPINFLKSQTNKVAWYMIAKTLAEQEALKYGLNNNIEVVTILPSLVIGPWFTTAPAVSSAQTLLALIGGNNGYYEALKFSEFMLGSIPIVHIDDTCNAHIFLMEHTDAQNRYVCASESLSLKCLKDFLSKHYAQLRNSIKLDDDEDGAHHIYLPASSKKLLDMGFSYKYQLREAFDETIECVIKNGLLQF is encoded by the exons ATGGCAGACGAAATTAACAGGAGTGTGAAACAAGTGTGTGTGACTGGAGCAGCGGGATACATCGGATCTTGGTTAGTCAAAAATCTGCTAGAAAGAGGCTACACCGTCAGCGCCACTCTTAGAGACCCAG GCGACGAAACAAAATCTGGGCCTTTATTGAAGCTGGTCGGGGCAGAAGAAAGGCTTAAGCTCTTTAAAGCTGATTTGTGTTTAGAGGGCAGTTTTGATTCTGTAGTGGAGGGTTGTCATGGAGTTTTTCATGTGGCAAGTCCCATGGATTTTACAAAACCTAATCCG GATGATTTTATTGTAACTGCTGTAAATGGGGTACATAATCTTATGAAAGCCTGCGTAAGAGCTGAATCTGTTAAACGTGTAATTTTTACTTCATCAATTgcagcttcttctccaatgaatgaCAAGGGAGAATTCACTGAGATATGCCTTGATGAAACGTGTTGGAGCCCCATAAATTTCCTTAAATCTCAGACAAATAAGGTAGCTTGGTATATGATAGCTAAGACACTAGCAGAACAAGAGGCCCTTAAATATGGCCTTAATAATAACATTGAGGTTGTGACCATCCTACCAAGTTTGGTGATTGGGCCTTGGTTTACAACTGCTCCTGCTGTTTCATCTGCTCAAACATTATTAGCCCTGATTGGAG GAAATAATGGATATTATGAAGCACTCAAGTTTTCGGAATTCATGCTGGGATCTATACCAATTGTTCATATAGATGATACGTGCAATGCTCACATATTCTTGATGGAACATACTGATGCTCAAAATCGCTATGTTTGTGCATCTGAGTCTCTGAGTCTCAAGTGTCTCAAAGATTTCCTTTCTAAACATTATGCACAATTGAGGAACTCTATCAA gttggatgatgatgaggatggtgcgCATCATATATATTTGCCGGCTTCATCAAAAAAATTGTTGGATATGGGTTTCTCTTACAAGTATCAATTACGAGAGGCTTTTGATGAGACAATAGAATGTGTCATAAAGAATGGACTATTGCAGTTTTAA